The Desulfurobacterium pacificum genome contains the following window.
GGATTTTTTTCTTTATTAATGGATAATTTCTTAGCTTCTCGTATATTTCATGAGATATTCCTATTATTGCGTCAACGTTTATGTTGTATTTTGTAATGGCTGAAATCATTGATATATCAAAGAAAACCCTTCTTGTGTAGATTAGTTTTGGTCTTTTCCTTGTGAATAAAGAAGCCAACCAGATAAACCAGTGTGCTTTTGATATGTGAGTGTTGACAATGTCGTAGTTTTGTATGATTTGAGATAATTTTCTTGCTTCTTTTAAGCTAAACTTTTTTGTGTTTGGAAAATGAACTCTTTTTATTCCTAAGTTTTCAGCTCTTTTATCTAATTCACAGTTTTTAAAGGTTAAAATATGAGTTTCATAACCTAACTTATTCATATATTTAGCTAATAGAAGACACTGTTCTGTTCCGCCGCTCCAGCCTCTTGCTGTTGTAGCTTGAAGGATTTTCATTTATAGTAAGCTCCATATGGATTTAGTTTGTAAATTAAGCTGAATTTTAACTGATAGGTGGTTTAAATGAAAATACTGTTGATACAAATTAGGCAGTTAGGAGATGTTCTTCTTTCTTCACCGCTTGGAAGGGTGATAAAAGAAGAAATACCGAATGTTGAGGTTCATTTTCTTACTTCTGTTGCTGGAAAGGAAATCTTGGAGAGAAATCCTTTTATAGATAAAATTTTGACTATTGATAAAGGCTTTATTGGAGAATTAAAAACTATTTTTAAAGTATATCGTGAGAAGTATGATGCGGTAGTAGATATTCAGAGAACGGGGAGGTCTAAAAGGATTACTTTTTTTTCTGGTGCGTCTGTAAGAGTTGCATTTAAGAGAAAGAGAGAGAATTTTTATTACAATAAACTTATTGAATGGAAGAGTTATGGGTATACTGTTTGGGAAAGGATGGAACTTTTAAGAGGGATAGGTATTAATAAGCCCATAAAGAAATACTTGCCTAAGACGTACCTTTCTGAAGAAGAATTGAAGAAAGGTAGGGAGATAATTGAGAAGCTTAGGCTTCAAGAAAGGTCTTTTTTTGTTGTTGTTCCTACCTCAAGGAGAATCAGAAGAGCTTGGCAACCTGAGAAATTTGGAATTCTTGCAACTTACCTTTCAAGATATACAGGGTTGAAACCTTTAGTAGTTTATGCTCCTGGAGAAGAAGAACTTGCTGAACGTGCTTACAGTTGTATAGAAGATGGAGTTATTATTGAGGAGCCTTTATCTATTCGAATGTTAGCTTCAGTTATTTCTCATAGTGCGTTTTTATTGGGTAATGATTCTTTTGCTTCGCATCTTTCCTTATCTTTAGGTAGGAAAACAATAGTAATACTTGGACCTAACGAAGGTTGGTTTCCAGAAGTTAAGCTTGTAATAAAAATTAAAAAAAATTTGCCATGTCAACCTTGTGGTAATTGGAAAACCTGTAGTAGAGACATGGCTTGCTATACTGAACTTTCTCCGAAAGAGGCATTTAATCAAATAGTAGGGGTTTTATAAAGTATATTGTGTGGTAGAATGAAGGGAAAATATATAAATAGTATATGGGATAGGGGTGTTTTATGGAACTTTTTGTGGATATTACCAATCTTTTAGTTACGGTTTCCTCTTTGAGTTCTATTCTTAACTCCTCCATTCAAAAACACAATTTAAGAGTGTCTTTTCTTGCATTTAGTATTGCTAATAAAATTAGTTATTCTGTTGAGTTTTTGAGGAATGTTGCCGTTGCAGGTTTGCTCCATGATATAGGAATATTGTTTTTTAATTCAAGGGAACAAGCAGAACTTTTGTTGAAAGAAAGTGGATTGTCTAAAGAATCAGAAAAGATTATTCATTTACATGCGTATGTGGGGTATGAACTTTTAAGGCATTATCCGTTGTTTTCTAAAGTTGCAAGGATTATTAAACATCATCATAGAACGTTTAATGAATATGTTGAGGCTAAAGGAAAAATCCCCCTCTCCTCCCAGCTTATCCTATTGGCAGACAGGATAGATGTTTATATGTCTAACAGAATAGAGAGTGGCGTTAGTATTTCTAAAGCTGTTGAGTCTTTGAAGAAGAAAATTTCTGCTGGCAGAGGTTCAATATTACATCCCCGATTGGTAGATATATTTCTAAACCACTTAGCAGATAAGGAAGCTTTATGGTTTGAACTTTATGCTGAACCTTCGTATTTAGAAGAAAATATTTCAAAGCTTTTGAGTAGCCTAAACTTTCGGTTGAGTCAAAGGGAGTTTTTAAAAGTAATAAATCTATTCGGATACATAATTGACTTTAAAAGTGAGTTTACTGCTACTCACTCATCTGGTGTTGCGCAAACCGCCGTTCAGTTAGCTTCTATGTTTTCTTTTTCTCAGTCGGAACTCAAAAAGATGAGAATCGCCGGTTTGCTTCACGATATAGGAAAAATAGTTATTCCCAGTGAGGTTTTAGAAAAACCCGATAGACTTACTGAAGAAGAGTTTGATTTGATGAAATCTCATGTTTTCCATACTTATAAGCTTCTTTTAAGATTTGTTAGCGATAGTAATATTTTGGAGTGGGCTTCCTACCATCACGAAAAGTTGAATGGTAAGGGGTATCCTTTTAAGTTGAGGGCGAATCAGATTCCTATGGGTTCAAGGATATTAGCTGTTGCAGACGTTTTTACTGCTCTTACCGAGGAGAGACCTTACAAAAAAGGAATGACCGTTAGGGAGGTTTTGAATATTCTGAAAAAAATGGCAGAGAATAGAGAACTTGATTACAGAGTTGTTAACGTTTTAGAGGAAAAAGTAGACATAATCAACAGGGGTAGGCAGATAGCTCAGGAAAAGGCAAGAAAGTTTTATGAGAAGTTAAAAGAAAAAGCTCTTCAGTTTTCATAGACTTTGAATTGGATATCACATAAGTTTTTGTAATCTGCAAGGCTTTTGTATAACTCTTCATGCGTTCCATATCCTACTACTTCGCCGTTTTTCATGAATATTATTGTGTTGCTGTCTAACACTGTTGATAGTCTGTGGGCTACGGCTATTATGATTTTTTCTTTGAACTTTGCATCAATAGCTTTCTGTATCGCTTTTTCAGTTTCTGAGTCTAAGGCGCTGGTTGCTTCATCCAATATGAGGACATCTGGATTTTTAAGGATTGCTCTTGCTATTGCTATTCTCTGCTTTTGTCCGCCAGATAGTGAGATACCCTCTTCTCCTAAGACGGTATAATATTTATCCGGAAGGGTTTCTATAAAATCGTGAATGTTGGCTATTTTTGCTGCTTCTATTATTTCTTCTAAGGAAGCGTTAGGTTTGCTTATTGAGATGTTTTCCAATATCGTTCCGTTGAATATAACGATGTCCTGACTTACAAGTCCTATCAGTTTTCTGTAGGGTTTAAGTTTTAGTTCTTTTGCATTTATGCCGTTAATGGTGATTGTTCCTGATGTAGGGTCGTAGAAGCGGGGGATGAGGTTGATGAGGGTGGATTTTCCACTTCCCGTTCTACCAACAATAGCGTATTTTTTCCCTTTTTTAAACGTTAGAGAGATATTTTTAAGGACGTAACTTTCAGTTTCAGGATAACGGAAGTTAACGTTATTGAAGCAAATTTCCGATACGTTGTTAATAACTTTCTCTCCATCTTTTAACTTATATTCGTCGGGTAAATCTAAAATTGTTTTTATCCTTTCTGCTACTGCAATTGATTGCTGTATTTTGTTGTAGTTCTGTCCTAATTTTCTTATAGGTTCGTAAGCCATTATTAAGGCTATGATAAAGGAAAAGAAAGCGCCTGGAGAAAGTTCTCCTCTTACTATTTTCATTCCGCCGTAATAAATTAAAAATCCAACTATTACAGCGCCTGTAAGTTCAACTATGGGAGGGTAGATACCTTCCACTTTTTTGATTTTCATGAATTTTCTAAAGTAGTTCCAGTTTTCCTTTGTGAAGATTTTTATAAAACGTTCTTCAGCTCCTAAGAGTTTGATTTCTCTTAAGTTTTTAACTCCTTCAAAGAGATGACCTGTAAGTTTTGCTAACTTTTCCTGCATCTGGTTGGTGTATTTGCGGATTTTCTTTCCTAAGAGAGATATTATGTAACCTATTAGTGGAAGTCCTATTAAGCCTATTGTTGCTAATTTCCAATCCTGATAAAAGATTACGGCGATAAGTCCTAAAGCTGTTAGTAAGTTTCTCAAGAAGGTTGCTATCTGCCTTGAAGAGAAGTCCTGCAGGAGGTTGGTGTCGTTAATAATCTTTGAGATGAAATTGGATGGGGGTTCCTTAGAAAAAATTTCTAAAGGCAGAGTTAGTACTTTCTCGTAAAGTTCTTCCCGTAGGCTGACGATTACTCTCTGACCTATGTAAGCCATTGAGTAGTAATTGATAAAAAATATGATTCCTTTTGCTAAAACTAAACCTATGAGTATTAGCGGTATTATCTTTATCATATGTTCGTTTTTTGTTACGAAGACGTTATTTACTATGGTTTTCACGAAGTAGGCTAAAAAGGACGTTAATCCTGCGTTTAGCACTAAAGTTATTAAGCTTACAACAACTAAGAGTTTAAGTTCTTTTACGTATTTAAAAATCCACCATGGAAAGTTTTTCATTTTCTCTTCCTGAATTGAGTAGTGGGGATAAATTATAGCTGAATAAATTTTATGGGAGTTGAGAATTGAAAAAACCGGAAGTTCTTTCACCGGCAGGTAATCTTGAAAAGCTAAGGTTTGCGGTTGAATATGGAGCGGATGCAGTGTATTTGGGGGGGAGGATTTTTAACCTGAGAGAGAGAGCCGGGAATTTTTCTGTTGAAGAGATGGCAGAAGGTATTGAGTACGCTCACTCAAGGAGAAAGAAAGTTTACGTTACCCTTAACGCGTTTGCCAAGAATAGGGATTTTGATGAATTAAAAGCTTACGTTAAGGAAGTTGCTTCTTTAAAGCCTGACAGTTTTATCGTCTCAGATTTAGGCATTCTTTCTCTTGTAAAGGAGGTTGCTCCAGAGGTAGATATTCACGTTAGTACTCAAGCAAACGTTACTAATTATAAAGCGGTGGAGATTTTCAAAGCTTTAGGTGTCAAAAGGGTTGTTTTGGCGCGAGAACTATCAATTCCAGAGATTGCAGAGATTAAAGAAAGAGTTCCTGATGTTGAGTTGGAAGTTTTTGTTCACGGTGCTATGTGCATGGCTTATTCAGGGAGGTGTCTTTTGTCGGATTACCTTACTTATAGGGCAAGTAATAAGGGAGCTTGTTCTCAAAGCTGCAGGTGGAAGTATTACGTTGTTGAAGAGAAAAGACCTGGCGAGTTTTACGAGATAGAGGAGGATAGTAAAGGAACTTACATATTTAACTCAAAAGATTTGTGCGCTCTTCCTGTTCTGCCAGAACTTGTAAAGGCAGGTGTTGATTCTTTTAAGATAGAAGGTAGAGTAAAGAGCGCTTACTACGTTGCCGTTGTTACAAGCGTTTACAGAAAGGCAGTTGACCTTTTGTTTAAATCACCTGAGGAGTTTAAAAGAAGTGTTCCTTTTTTAATGGAAGAGCTTAAAAAGGTTAGTCACCGACCTTACACTTTGGGATTTTTGGTTCCTGAGAAAAAAGAGATAAAACAGCATTACGAGTCAAGTTCTTATATAAGGAATTATCAGTTCTTGGCTGTTTACGATGGAAGCTTTTGGAATGTGAAGAACCGGTTTTCTGTAGGTGAAGAAGTGGAAGTTTTTCAACCAGGAGTGAAGGTTCAAAAAGTTAAAGTAGAATCAATAGCTTTGTTAGATAACCTTGAATTTATTGAAGAGGTTCATCCAAACTATAGGGTAAAAATTTCTTTTGATAGAGCTGTAGAGATTACTCCTTACGCTATTTTAAGGAAAAGGAAGTAAAGGGAAGGTGTTTTACCACCTTCCCCAACCGCGACCTCTACCACCGCCGAATCCACGGCGCCATCCGAAACCGCCTCTTCCCCAACCTCTGCAGAAACCTCTTCCCCAGCCTCTACCACCTGCAGGAGCATCTGCTCTTACTATGTTTTCGCTTCCACATTTGGGGCATTTGACCATCCATCTTGGTTTCCCAAAGGGTTCTTCAAACTCGTGTCCGCAGTCAAGACACTGAAACTTTCTTTTAGGTATTACTTCCATTGTTAGCACCTCCTAACTGAGTTATTTCTAAATTTAGTTAACAATTAAACATTTGTCAACTTTGCTCTTCACTTTTTTAGATTTTTTCTTTATACTGAAATTAAACCAGCTGAAGAGGAGGGGAGTTATGGTTATTCAGATTGAGCCTAAAGAGGTAGATTACGATACTTTAGCTTTGAGAGTTTTCTTGAAAGCTTTGGAAATAATAGGAGGACCAAGAAAGTTATTTGAGTATAGGAACCTTACGTGGATACCGAGTTTGATGGAGGCTGCTTATGCTGTTGTTTTAAAGGAAGAGGGTATGAAAACGGAAGATGAAATAGCAGAGTTTATAGGTATTACTAAGCAAACTGTGAGAAATATGCTTTCTGCTGACCCTCAGCTTGTTCTTATGAAGCTTCAGGGGGAGCTTGAAAGTAAAGAGGTGAAGGTTCATACTGCCGGTGGACTTGCAAAACTTGCTTATGAAGAGGTTAAGAAAGGGAACGATTACGTTCCTTTTGTGATGGCTGTTTGCGATACCTTCGTTAATAAGATTTTGGGTATAGCGTGGCCAGTGGAAGTTTTAACTGCTATAAAAGGTATGCATTTTCCTATTGAGGAATCTCAAAAAGAAGAGTTGGCAAGTCGTCTTGCAGGTATAAAGGTAAAAGATGTTCCTGCAACGGTTCTCGTTGATAAGATAGAGTTTCCTATTAAAAATCCTGCTGACCTTCTACATAAATTATCTGAAGCTGCAGGTTAGGAGTACTGAATGCAGAAGTTAGATGAGCGGAAACTGTGGGAGTTTGTCTCAAAAAAGTTGAATGTACCGTTGGATTTCTTTAAGAAAGAGAAGGATTGGCAAAAGGCTCTTGTAGAATCTGGGAAGGTAACAGAAGAGCAACTATTGTCTGTTCTTTCGGAATTTTTTGACGTTCCTTACGTTGATTTGAGAGAAGTTAATATTCCAGAAGAGCTTGTGAAGATAGTCCCCAGAGATACTGCAGAAAAGACTTTAATCATTCCCTTTGCTCGTTCTGGTCCTACGTTAAAGGTTGCTATGAGAGACCCATCTGATGTTCAAGTTAGAGAGAGAATAAGGTTTAGTACAGGCTATAGAATTCAACCTTTTATTGCTCTTGACTTCAGAATAAGAGAAAAGTTAGAGGAAGTTTACGGGAAAGCGGAAGAAGAGTTTTTTTCCCGTATTACTCAAGAGATTTTTCAAGAATCTAAAAAAGAAGAGCTTCCTGAGTTAGAAGAAGTTATCACGAAATCACAGGTTCTTTCTCTTGATGATTTAAAGCAGTTAGCCACACAGGCACCTATTGTAAAGTTAGTTAACGCTATGATAATAGAAGCGTTGAAGAGGGGGGCTTCAGACATTCACGTAGAGCCGTTTGAAAAAGAACTTCGCGTTAGGTACAGGATAGATGGTGTTCTTCACGTTGTCGCCAGATATCAACCGGAGATAAAGGATGCTGTTATTGCCCGTTTTAAGGTTTTAAGTAATATGGATATAGCTGAGAAGCGCCTTCCTCAAGACGGTAGAATGAGAGCGAGATTCAAGGGTAGAGATATTGACTTCAGGGTTTCCACTGTTCCAACGGTTTACGGCGAGAAAGTGGTTTTAAGGATATTGGATAAAGGCGGTTTGAAACTTGATTTGTCAGAGTTGGGACTTGAGGATAGGGAATATGAGTTGTTGAAGAAGGCGATTTTTTCTCCGTACGGAATGGTGCTTGTTACAGGTCCTACAGGTTCGGGTAAAACAACTACTCTTTATTCCTCACTTTTAACTGTTAATACTCCAGAAGTTAACATAATGACCGTTGAAGACCCTGTAGAATATAATCTCTACGGAATTAATCAGGTTCAGGTTAAGCCTGAAATAGGTTTGACTTTTGCCAGGGCTTTGAGGGCGTTTTTGAGGCAGGACCCCGATATTATAATGGTTGGTGAGATAAGAGATACTGAAACTGCAGAGATTGCTGTTGAAGCAGCTTTGACCGGACACCTTGTTTTTTCTACTTTGCACACTAATGATGCGCCGAGTACTGTTACCCGACTTGTGGATATGGGAATTGAAAACTTTTTGGTCTCTTCCTCTATCATTTTGGTTATAGCGCAAAGGTTAGCAAGACGGATATGTCCTTATTGTAAAGAGGAGTTTGCTTATCCTAAAGAGGTGTTGAAAGAGGTGGGATTTTCCGATGAGGAGATTTTAGGTTTGAAGACTTATCGCGGTAAAGGTTGTGAAAAGTGTGATTATACAGGCTATAAAGGAAGAGTGGCACTTTACGAAGTTATGGAGATGGTTCCTGAAATAAGGGATGCCGTGGTTAGAGGGAAAAATGCTGATGAGATTAGGAAATTGGCTATGAAACACGGTATGAGGACGTTGAGAGAAGTGGGTAAAATAAAGATAGCTAAGGGAGTAACGACGCCGGAAGAAGTTTTGAGAGTTACGAGGAGATACTGATGAGGGGATTAGCGGGGAAAAGGAAGCTGTTGAGGATTTTTATAAGTTCTGAAGATAGGTATGAAGGAGAACCTTTATGGGAATATTTACTGAAGCTTGTTAAGGATAAGGGGCTTGCTGGAGCTACTGTTTTCAAGGCAGCTGCAGGTATAGGTGCTCATTCTGAGCTGAAGACTTTTACTGTCTGGAGATTATCTCAGGATTTGCCTATTGTTGTGGAGATAATAGATAGAGAAGAGAAAATAGAGGAATTTTTAAAGGTGTTAGATGAGATAATAGAAGAAGGGCTTGTTGTCCTTGAAGATGTTGAAGTTATCTCTTACAGGCACAGGAGTGAAAAGTGATAAGAATAGGAACTGTTGAATTGGGAAAGAAACCGGTTGTTGTTCTTTCTATTGATGGTGGAGAAGAGGATAAGTTGGATTATGCGAGAAGGTTAGGAGTAAATCTCATAGAGGTGAGAGGAGATTTAGTTATATCTAAGGGCGTGGATTTATCGGGGTTGAATAGAGTTCTTGATTTGATTGGAGACTATGGGTTCTATTCAGTGTTGACTTTACGTCCTGAATGGGAGGGAGGAAAACTTAATTGTTCAGAAGAAGAACGTTTGCAGCTGTTTGAGAAACTTGTTAAGCATCCTTCTGTCGGGGCAGTGGATGTAGAGTTGAGGGCTTCTATTCTTTCGGATGTGCGGGAGCTTGCTAAAAGGGAAGGGAAAGTTCTTATTGTTTCCTATCACGATTTTGAGAAAACTCCACCTGCGGAGGAAATTGGGGGGATTTTCAGGAGAGCAGTTGAAGCAGGAGCTGATATAGTGAAACTTGCCTTTTACGGTAACTCTTTGAGTGACGTCTCAAGAGTTTGCTGTGTTATGAATTCAATTGACTATCCTAAAGTTTTCATGGTTATGGGCGCTGTAGGAAAGATGACGAGAGTGGTTGGTTTTCATTTTGGTTCTCTTATGACCTATACCTTTTTAGGTAAGTCTGTGGCGCCTGGACAGATACCTTTAGAAGAGTTGAAAAATTTGCTAGAAAAGTTTTATAATTGTTAGTATAATTTTAACAATATAGCAATGTTAGATTTTAGCAAAGAATTAACACTATATAAAAATGAGGGAGGTGTTCAAATGAGAGCCAAAATCAAATTAGCGACGGCTTTGTTATGTCTGCCTTTTGTTTTTGCTGGATGTGGAGGAGGTGGTAGTAGTGAAAATCTTTCTTCAACAAGTTACTTAACTGGAACTGTAGAAGCAAGTAAAGTAGCAGGTGTTGAAGTTTGTATTAACGGTACAGATACTTGTGTAAAGAGTGCTTCCGATGGAACGTTTAAACTTCCTATTTCTTCTTTGCCTGTGACTCTTGTTTTGAAAGTTGGAGATTTACCGTTAGGTACGGTAAATGCCAGCTCGACGGCGGTTTCTGTTAACCCGTTAACTCTTGCTGGTGGAAATGCTACCGTTGCGCAGGCGGTTGGAGCAGTTATACATGCTATGGCTAACGATACAACTGGTTCAGAAGAGGTTATTGATCTTTCAAATGTTGGTAGTGTTATTGTTAACAGTGCAACTGATAATGGTACATTGGTTGATTGTATTAAAGAAAGCTTAGAGAGTGGTGAAAATGCTACTTTAGAAGTAGATGGCCATGAAGTGGAAGTAGCAGTAGATAACGGTGTTCCTGTAGTAAAAGTGGACAATCAAACGGTGGACTATACCGATATGTTTAATTTATATCAGAATATGTGGCAAATAGAAAATATGCTTTCCTATATGGATGGAAGGAAAGTTAAGTTTGATGACGGTGCTATTTGTAACGTTAAAGTAGAGCCGAATCCTGATGATTTTGTTGTGAAACTTTCAGATTGCGATAAAAGTGGAGAGTATCATATTAGGCTTGATGAAGTACAGAAACAGGTTGTTGCTGTTAATAAAGATGGAAAGGAATATCCTTTAAGTTATTCTTCAGTAGCAAATGCTATCTGTTATTACGATAAAGAAGAAAATTCTACGGAGTGTTTTTCTTTATATTCTCCTGAAGTGGAGGAATCTCTTCTTCAGGAATTAGCTATTTTAATGGCGAAAGCGAATGGTAAAGAAGTTTCTTTTTCTGATTCAGAGGATAACGATACTTGCACTGTAGTGGCTGATCCATTTGATGTGACAAGATTTATGTTCGTTAATTGTGGGAATTCTAATAATACAGATGATACATTTGAAAGGATTTATGAGGATAATGGAACTGTTTATGTAACGGATGAAGATGGTGCTACGTGTAAGATAACGGCGGTTGATTTAGAAAAAGGAGAATTCTTCTACTCCTGTGAAAACGATACTGGTAGTTGGATTAATGGGACAGCCAAAGTTGATTTCTCTAACGAAACTTTAAGCGCTGCAGCGCTTGATAAATTTAGCAATGTTTTGAATTTGATTAAAATGTTTAACGGTAAACAGATAACTTTTGCAGAAACAAACGGAACCGATAATTGGGTAGAAACTTGCGATTTGATTAAGAAGGATGATAATGTGTTTGAGCTTACCAACTGTTCTAACTCTACGGATGATGGTGAATATTTTGTTAGCTTTAGTCCTGATGGAGAGGTTATTTTGGTTAATAAGAATGATTATGAAGATGTTACTTATGTGGATTCTGTGAATGCGACTAACAGTTATATGACCTATCATTATCTTCTTGATGATAGAATTGAGGTAAATGGGACTATAATTGAAGTAACTGATGCTATGAAACCCATTGCTCCTGAAGTTTCTCTTGAAGATGTAGAGAGATTTTTAGAGTCACATAATGGAACGCCAATTTATTTCTTAGAGAACGCTACTTCTGTTGAAAATTGTACGTTAACTTATAATGGCACGGGAATTCAATTAAGTAACTGTACTAATCCTGACGATGATTATAATGCTACGCTTTCATACAATGATACGGGTGTATTCCTTACAGAGTCTAACGGA
Protein-coding sequences here:
- a CDS encoding glycosyltransferase family 9 protein, giving the protein MKILLIQIRQLGDVLLSSPLGRVIKEEIPNVEVHFLTSVAGKEILERNPFIDKILTIDKGFIGELKTIFKVYREKYDAVVDIQRTGRSKRITFFSGASVRVAFKRKRENFYYNKLIEWKSYGYTVWERMELLRGIGINKPIKKYLPKTYLSEEELKKGREIIEKLRLQERSFFVVVPTSRRIRRAWQPEKFGILATYLSRYTGLKPLVVYAPGEEELAERAYSCIEDGVIIEEPLSIRMLASVISHSAFLLGNDSFASHLSLSLGRKTIVILGPNEGWFPEVKLVIKIKKNLPCQPCGNWKTCSRDMACYTELSPKEAFNQIVGVL
- a CDS encoding HD-GYP domain-containing protein, which gives rise to MELFVDITNLLVTVSSLSSILNSSIQKHNLRVSFLAFSIANKISYSVEFLRNVAVAGLLHDIGILFFNSREQAELLLKESGLSKESEKIIHLHAYVGYELLRHYPLFSKVARIIKHHHRTFNEYVEAKGKIPLSSQLILLADRIDVYMSNRIESGVSISKAVESLKKKISAGRGSILHPRLVDIFLNHLADKEALWFELYAEPSYLEENISKLLSSLNFRLSQREFLKVINLFGYIIDFKSEFTATHSSGVAQTAVQLASMFSFSQSELKKMRIAGLLHDIGKIVIPSEVLEKPDRLTEEEFDLMKSHVFHTYKLLLRFVSDSNILEWASYHHEKLNGKGYPFKLRANQIPMGSRILAVADVFTALTEERPYKKGMTVREVLNILKKMAENRELDYRVVNVLEEKVDIINRGRQIAQEKARKFYEKLKEKALQFS
- a CDS encoding ABC transporter ATP-binding protein, which encodes MKNFPWWIFKYVKELKLLVVVSLITLVLNAGLTSFLAYFVKTIVNNVFVTKNEHMIKIIPLILIGLVLAKGIIFFINYYSMAYIGQRVIVSLREELYEKVLTLPLEIFSKEPPSNFISKIINDTNLLQDFSSRQIATFLRNLLTALGLIAVIFYQDWKLATIGLIGLPLIGYIISLLGKKIRKYTNQMQEKLAKLTGHLFEGVKNLREIKLLGAEERFIKIFTKENWNYFRKFMKIKKVEGIYPPIVELTGAVIVGFLIYYGGMKIVRGELSPGAFFSFIIALIMAYEPIRKLGQNYNKIQQSIAVAERIKTILDLPDEYKLKDGEKVINNVSEICFNNVNFRYPETESYVLKNISLTFKKGKKYAIVGRTGSGKSTLINLIPRFYDPTSGTITINGINAKELKLKPYRKLIGLVSQDIVIFNGTILENISISKPNASLEEIIEAAKIANIHDFIETLPDKYYTVLGEEGISLSGGQKQRIAIARAILKNPDVLILDEATSALDSETEKAIQKAIDAKFKEKIIIAVAHRLSTVLDSNTIIFMKNGEVVGYGTHEELYKSLADYKNLCDIQFKVYEN
- a CDS encoding peptidase U32 family protein, which produces MKKPEVLSPAGNLEKLRFAVEYGADAVYLGGRIFNLRERAGNFSVEEMAEGIEYAHSRRKKVYVTLNAFAKNRDFDELKAYVKEVASLKPDSFIVSDLGILSLVKEVAPEVDIHVSTQANVTNYKAVEIFKALGVKRVVLARELSIPEIAEIKERVPDVELEVFVHGAMCMAYSGRCLLSDYLTYRASNKGACSQSCRWKYYVVEEKRPGEFYEIEEDSKGTYIFNSKDLCALPVLPELVKAGVDSFKIEGRVKSAYYVAVVTSVYRKAVDLLFKSPEEFKRSVPFLMEELKKVSHRPYTLGFLVPEKKEIKQHYESSSYIRNYQFLAVYDGSFWNVKNRFSVGEEVEVFQPGVKVQKVKVESIALLDNLEFIEEVHPNYRVKISFDRAVEITPYAILRKRK
- a CDS encoding bacterio-opsin activator, which gives rise to MVIQIEPKEVDYDTLALRVFLKALEIIGGPRKLFEYRNLTWIPSLMEAAYAVVLKEEGMKTEDEIAEFIGITKQTVRNMLSADPQLVLMKLQGELESKEVKVHTAGGLAKLAYEEVKKGNDYVPFVMAVCDTFVNKILGIAWPVEVLTAIKGMHFPIEESQKEELASRLAGIKVKDVPATVLVDKIEFPIKNPADLLHKLSEAAG
- the pilB gene encoding type IV-A pilus assembly ATPase PilB — its product is MQKLDERKLWEFVSKKLNVPLDFFKKEKDWQKALVESGKVTEEQLLSVLSEFFDVPYVDLREVNIPEELVKIVPRDTAEKTLIIPFARSGPTLKVAMRDPSDVQVRERIRFSTGYRIQPFIALDFRIREKLEEVYGKAEEEFFSRITQEIFQESKKEELPELEEVITKSQVLSLDDLKQLATQAPIVKLVNAMIIEALKRGASDIHVEPFEKELRVRYRIDGVLHVVARYQPEIKDAVIARFKVLSNMDIAEKRLPQDGRMRARFKGRDIDFRVSTVPTVYGEKVVLRILDKGGLKLDLSELGLEDREYELLKKAIFSPYGMVLVTGPTGSGKTTTLYSSLLTVNTPEVNIMTVEDPVEYNLYGINQVQVKPEIGLTFARALRAFLRQDPDIIMVGEIRDTETAEIAVEAALTGHLVFSTLHTNDAPSTVTRLVDMGIENFLVSSSIILVIAQRLARRICPYCKEEFAYPKEVLKEVGFSDEEILGLKTYRGKGCEKCDYTGYKGRVALYEVMEMVPEIRDAVVRGKNADEIRKLAMKHGMRTLREVGKIKIAKGVTTPEEVLRVTRRY
- a CDS encoding DUF190 domain-containing protein yields the protein MRGLAGKRKLLRIFISSEDRYEGEPLWEYLLKLVKDKGLAGATVFKAAAGIGAHSELKTFTVWRLSQDLPIVVEIIDREEKIEEFLKVLDEIIEEGLVVLEDVEVISYRHRSEK
- the aroD gene encoding type I 3-dehydroquinate dehydratase; protein product: MIRIGTVELGKKPVVVLSIDGGEEDKLDYARRLGVNLIEVRGDLVISKGVDLSGLNRVLDLIGDYGFYSVLTLRPEWEGGKLNCSEEERLQLFEKLVKHPSVGAVDVELRASILSDVRELAKREGKVLIVSYHDFEKTPPAEEIGGIFRRAVEAGADIVKLAFYGNSLSDVSRVCCVMNSIDYPKVFMVMGAVGKMTRVVGFHFGSLMTYTFLGKSVAPGQIPLEELKNLLEKFYNC